A window of Methanosarcinales archaeon contains these coding sequences:
- a CDS encoding site-specific integrase, with amino-acid sequence MCLRINLDRNHTRGLWIEKAKKVKNSSDYEMVSREVPVNSSLYTLLKAYLDLSPGPFIINRKRSTDMQLPLTPRNINTIFDEHLNIPWSPHDCRHFFRSQVRSWMIKEKQIDIQVIKEIMGHTLQVHEKYGEASPFEYKLEIVDSVFG; translated from the coding sequence TTGTGCCTGCGAATAAATCTTGACCGAAACCACACACGTGGTCTTTGGATCGAGAAGGCTAAAAAGGTAAAAAATAGTTCTGATTATGAAATGGTGAGCCGTGAAGTGCCTGTTAATTCAAGTTTGTATACGCTTTTGAAAGCATATTTAGATCTAAGTCCGGGCCCGTTTATAATAAACCGGAAGCGTAGCACAGATATGCAGCTGCCATTAACACCTCGCAACATCAATACGATATTTGATGAGCACCTTAACATCCCCTGGTCCCCGCATGATTGCAGGCATTTTTTCAGATCTCAGGTCAGATCCTGGATGATCAAGGAAAAGCAAATTGACATTCAGGTGATAAAGGAGATAATGGGTCATACTCTTCAAGTCCATGAAAAGTATGGGGAAGCATCGCCTTTTGAGTATAAATTAGAAATAGTTGATTCTGTTTTCGGATAG